CAATGGAACTTTTACCGCAGGATCCGGAACGGTGCAGTTTCTGGGAAGTCAGAACTCCATCATCAGCGGGGCCACAACGTTTAATATTCTGACAGTAAATAATTCGGCATCAAGTGTAGAAGTAGCTTTGCTGAATAATGTGACGGTTGCGACGGTAAATATGACGCTTGGAACGATGACTACCGGAAGCAATACACTAACGATTACGACAACGAGAACAGGAAATGGAATTATCCTTGGTACCATCACCAGAAATCATTCCTTTGCGGCGCTTACTGCGTATGCCTTTGAAGGGCCGAATAACCTGATCACCTTTACACTTCCTATTGGAATAAACAGCGTTACGGTATCGGTTGCCACAGGACCAATCAGTGATTTTCCATTTGGTGGTTCAATCAGCAGACAATACAATATCAGTGTTCCTTCCGGCACCTATGTGGGCGCAACGCTGAGGCTTCACTATGAAGACACAGAGTTGAATGGCAATTCTGAAGCTACGATGGCTTTATGGCATTATAACGGGAGCTCATGGGGCGCAAGCGGTAAAACCAGTAACAATACAACGAGCAATTATGTGGAACAGACTTTATTACTGGATATTACGAACCGATGGACGCTTTCTGCCAGTGCAAATGTGGTACAATGGAATGGTAGTGTCAGCTCCGATTGGAATACGGTGGCCAACTGGACGGTTACACAGGGATCGGCATCCCGGCCGCCAGCTGCAACTGATGTAGTAAACATCGGAACTGCTACTTTTACCAATCAGCCAGTGATCAGTACTGCAGTAACGGTAAAAAATATAAATTTTGGCAGCGCTAAGGCAGTGAACCTGTCTCTCGCATCAGGAGGATCACTTAGCTCTGGTGACATCAAAGGAAACTGGTCAGCTAATGCTACACATACCATTGATGCGGGAAGTCAGGCGTTGGTAGTGAATGGAGACCTGGCGTTAAGTGACGGTACAGCCGGACATGCGATTAACCTGAGTATCGGATCTGGAAGTGCGACTATCGGAGGGGCATTGACTGAAAGCGGGGGAGCGAATATTACCTTCAGCGGAGCGGGTAACCTGAATGTGGCCGGGGATTTTAATTATGTAAGCGGAACTTTTACGCCAGGATCAGGGACAGTGACTTATAATGGATCCTCGAATCAGGTATTGGGAGTGGTGACATATAATCACCTCTCAGTTAACAAAAGTGCAGCGAGTATTGCCGTAGCCAATCCACTTACTGTAAATGGAAACCTGACCATTACAGCAGGGGAGCTTGACAATAATGCGGCGATGACCATTTTAGGGAACGTGAGTATTGCCTCCGGGGCAATACTGGAGAACAACAGTAATTTAATGGTGGGCGGAAACTGGACCAATGCAGGGAACTATAATGCCAGCAATGCTGGGTCTGGTGTGGTTTTTAACGGATCGGGTACCCAGTCGATTTCTGCGAGTACATTCAATAATCTGGAAATTAATAAGCCTGTAGGTTCCCAGGCAGTCCTTACCGGAGATGTTACCTTAAAAGGAAATCTGACCGGTACGTCCGGGACATTGGATATCAAATCTTTCTTTTTTAACAGGGATGTTTCCGGCGGAACAGCAACAATTACAGATGCGGGAACCCTGATCATAGGCGCAGATAATGCACCGAATAAGTTTGCAAATTATGTTTTAGGTCCCAATAGTACGGTTATTTTTAACGGGACAGCTACTCAGCACCTGTTGTTGCCTGGACTGGTATATGGAAACATTACTTTTCGCAATGCCGGACTGAAATCTTTACTTACCCAGATCTCCATAAAAGGCACGCTGACAATAGATAATGGGGCAACACTGGATGGTGGAAGCAATACCATCACATTAAATGGGAACTGGTTAAACAATGGAACGTTTACTCCCTCCACAAGTACGGTGATTTTTACGGGCACTACTAAAACCATCACCGGAAACACCACTTTCAACAAAGCTACAGTAGCCGGAAGTTATACGATTCTCAATGATATGACTTTTAACTCGCTGCTGAATATTACCAATACCGGTACCTTAAACGGAGGTTCAACCATCAATACTACCATGAACGGGGATCTGATCAATAGCGGGACTTTATATACTTTAGGCAGTACTACTTTCACTGGAAATGTGGTGCAGACGCTGAGTCTGATTAATGCAGTGAGTACGGTGGCATTAACTGTAAACTTTAACGGAACAGTATCACCGGTACTCAACTCTACTTCGGCACCCCAATTTGGTTTTTTAAATATCAACAATACCGCTGGGATATTTCCAAGTGTGGGATGGACGATACAGAATAGCATGACGGTGGGTGCAGGTGCCTCATTTAACGGAGGGACATCCAGTCATAACCTCATGGGCTCGCTTACCAATAGTGGAACGATTACCAGCGCAGGAACCCTGAATTTTATTCCGGCAGCTGCTGCAACGCTCAATCTGGGAACTAATTTTTCAAGTACAGGGACAGTGGTATTTGGAGGGGCAGGGGCAGTGAGTATGGCGGGAAGCCCTGGTACTTTGCATGACGTGTTGATTTCCAATACCAATGCAGCGGGAATCAGTCCATCTTCCAACTGGACTTTAAGCAATAAACTGACAATTAATACCGGGGCAATATTGAATGCCGGCACACGGAGCTATCTGATTGCCGGAAATATACTGAATAACGGACAAATCAATGGCGGCTCTTCCACATTTACGCTGAATGGTACTGGTATTCAGGATATCTATTCGGCTTCTGCATTTTACAAGCTTACCCTCAATAATACGGGAGGCACGGTCAGCATCTCTTCTGATGTAACGGTTAATGATGCGCTGACGTTTACGCTGGGTAAAATACAAACCGGCTCATTTGTCCTGATACAGCCTGCTTCAGGAACGGTAAGTGGTGCAGCTCAGCTGACTGGCTGGGTAAACGGCAATTTTCGGAAAAATATACCCTCCGGCGATGTAACCAAGGTTTTTGAAATTGGAAACGCAAGTAGTTATCTGCCGCTTTCTGTAGCTTTTACGGGGGTAAATACTTCCGGAGACCTGACTGTGGCAACAAATACCGGAGATCATCCGAGCATCAGCAATTCCATGATCAATGCGGCTAAAAGTGTGAACCGGTTCTGGACGATGACCAATAACGGAATTGTCTTTGCTACAGCGAATGTGACGTTTAACTATCTGGCCGCTGATGTAGATGCGGGCGCGAATACGAGCATTTTTGTATTGGGTGAATACACTGGTGGATCCTGGGCATATCCTATGGTCGGATCGGTTTCTGCTACAAGTCTGACCGCTACCGGATTAACAGCATTCGGTGATTTTCAGATCGGCGAGATGACCATTTATATCAAAACATGGGATGGCGGGGCCGGAACAGCCAATTGGGGAGATGCGGCAAACTGGAACACAGACGGAGTGCCCTCGGTAAATGATAATGTAGAGCTTACCGGTCCATATGTCATTAATATCAATGTTGCTGCAGTAACTAAGGATTTGTTACTGAGTGATCCGGGACTGGTGCTGACCACAAATGCAGGAAATTCCTTATCGGTGTCGGGCAATATGACGCTGGTGGCTGGAACGTTTAATACGGCTGCGTCATTTCCTACAGTTACCGGTATCGTAGACGTATCCAGAGGCACGGTTGGCTTTACCGGAACAGGATCACAAACCGTTCCAGCTTATAATTATTATAACCTTAGTAGTAGTGGTAGCGGAGCCAGGGTGTTAAGTAACACGGGGACCATTGGTATTGCGAATACTTTTAGTCCCGGAACCAATGTGTATACCGTTACCGGAAGTACTATCGATTATAACGGACCTGGTGCTCAAACAGTGGCTGCAGCCGCCTATCATCACCTGAGCCTGAGTAATGGGGGAATAAAATCATTTAGCTCCGGCATTGCCAGTATCGCCGGGAATTTTTCTGTTTCTTCAGCGGCGACCGCTGATGCAGTAGCGAACGGAGGAACAATAAGTTATAATGGTGCTGCGGCACAAACGGTCAGGGCGATGAATTATTACAACCTGGTCGCGGCTAATGCCAGTGGATTAACCCTGCTTGATGCCAATATTAATAACGACTTTACAGTAAGTAACGGAACAGTAAGCATTGGAAACAGCAGTACGGTACAGAAAATAACGGTGAATGGAAACATCGCGATATCCAATGGGACCACTTTTACGGTAGCAGGATCTTCGGATGCCACGCACCTGTTGACCATAAGAGGTAACGTGACCAACAGCGGAACACTTAATTTGCGTCCTGACGCGAACAGCCTGTGTAATGTGATCTTTAACAAGGATGGAAATCAAACGATTTCAGGAACCGGAGCACAAAGTAGTTTCAACCTGATGACGACCAATCTTGGATCGGTAAATACCAATTATGTGGAAGTCACTGCTTCCGGATTTTCAGCACCAGATGGCTTTCTGACTTTAAATAACGGATCTTTTAACCTGAACAATGCTGCTTTGAGCATCACACCTTTTTTAGCAGATATTACGGATGGCGATTATTTAGTTCCTGCCACTGCAGGTTTATGGGTAAATGCAGGAACAATCAATTCTCCGGACATGAACTGGACCATTGCAGGTTTAATCAAAGTGACTGGAGGTACAATGAATATAGGAAACGCAGCTGATAACAGGGCGATTACGCTGAATCCTGCACATGTGCTGGTTAGCGGAGGAAACCTTAACCTTGCCTCGGCAATTGGTAATCCTGCTACGGCCTGGCAATATGAGATGCAGGGGGGCCAGACAACGGTAAATAGTGCTGGCAGCACTACAGCAGGTATTGCGCCTTTTTATATGGATGATGCTGCTGCAACATTCAGCATGTCTGGAGGAACACTGGTGATTCAGAATTCAGGAGGGAGCAGCGGACAGCATCTTGGTTATACAAATCTGAGTGCTGTGGGCACGGGTTTTACCGGTGGAACATTGCAGATGGGAAATGGGTCTACAGCAACTACACAGATCATGAATGTCACTGCGTTGGGTCCGGTATACAATCTTCAGGTCAGCAGCAGTAACGTCACGGTGCCTTTAGTATCTTCTGATCTTACAGTAAGGAATAACGTCAGCATCACAGCAGGAACACTGGATATCAACGACGAGACTTTAAAAATAGGTGGAAACATCAGCAATAGCGGTAGTTTTATCGTGAATGAGGGCACTATTGAGATGAATGGTACTACGGCTCAGAGTATACCGGCAGCGGCCTTTACCGGAAATCTGATTAAGAACCTGACCATCAGC
This region of Pedobacter steynii genomic DNA includes:
- a CDS encoding LamG-like jellyroll fold domain-containing protein, giving the protein MKKHILYKSVLAIAVLIFLHFRVGAQAVTNYTFAASNGTFTALSSPNSTTWTGSTDDGVSALIPIGFDFWYMGGRYNNVSASTNGWLALGSVPTDFIYTNSLSTGGSPRPVIAPLWDDLDIVSTANVTYKTSGAVGSRIFTVQYLNVKWSYRALGAVCSFQVNFYEGTGRIEYVYRSDLTLATSPSASIGITEATTGSGNYLSVNNAGTSVSSTSEASITTKRTTGRTYTFTPPVPVAPGSLSFSAIGNLTMTLNWTDLSTNENGFVIYRSTDGTNYSFVNQLAAGATSSVQSGLTTGTTYYWRVYAVTEGGLSTALSGTQATSCNGPVLSQLPSGLLSYYKFEGNANDATANNAGTFQGGSPVQTADRYGIANKGYTFNGTSNYISTSVAYANPSTFSVSLWFKTTTSVGGVLSGFSSLQTGGGGSRDRFIYMTGTGTLYFGLAPGSVKKYVSTTSSYNDGNWHMATATLGASGMKLYVDGSLAASDAAVTTAESYNGYWRIGHDDIATWPNEPSSHYFQGSLDDAIVYQRELSASEIGILYNSPDGAGSNAPVCAGSMLNLTATTVAGASYSWTGPNGFSSSLQNPSISYSSAYAGTYTLQATLPGCATPTIAYVRVLSTTSSGQWTGNVSTDWATAGNWCDGLVPGPTTDVIVTAGATRMPNISTSVNSRSLTINTGATLTLTGTGTLNVAGTLVNNGTFTNSGTVNFNGTSGQQSFTGISTFYNLTLSNSAGLLLPSAIVLSNNLTISAGVLNAANFNLTVGGNWINNVNSTAFTAGTGTVTFNSSNAQSIGGTASTTFNNLTVTNTGNTVTLGVNTIISGNLSVTTGTLDLAAFTANRATAGGILTVANNATLKIGGTNSYPTNYSTNTLVVASTVEYSGTNQTVANQPYGNLKLSSSSGAAVKTFPATAMTVLGNLSSVQGSGTSVAFTAAAAITVTGNVSIGASTTFNGASFSHNIGGNWANAGVFNGNTGTVVFTGAGTTVSGAGTQNFNSLTVAAAMVGFSAEGLSLSGNLATTGSGSFTQASGGTLSMTGIGTTISGVDISPDNLNITGTVTTAASMIITGNLSVSGSFSASAGVITLSGTTKSISGSGSKTFYQLSVTGTLTSAVNFSISSGMAVYGSLTASAGTATFTGTSTLSGTANLFNTTINGTSLQLSANAVLGVAGALTITAGTLNVSSAPNTVNFNGTGAQSINAITYSNLSFSTGGTKTAAGAITVNNNITIGTGTTFVSGTFTHSIYNSWYNNGTFTAGSGTVQFLGSQNSIISGATTFNILTVNNSASSVEVALLNNVTVATVNMTLGTMTTGSNTLTITTTRTGNGIILGTITRNHSFAALTAYAFEGPNNLITFTLPIGINSVTVSVATGPISDFPFGGSISRQYNISVPSGTYVGATLRLHYEDTELNGNSEATMALWHYNGSSWGASGKTSNNTTSNYVEQTLLLDITNRWTLSASANVVQWNGSVSSDWNTVANWTVTQGSASRPPAATDVVNIGTATFTNQPVISTAVTVKNINFGSAKAVNLSLASGGSLSSGDIKGNWSANATHTIDAGSQALVVNGDLALSDGTAGHAINLSIGSGSATIGGALTESGGANITFSGAGNLNVAGDFNYVSGTFTPGSGTVTYNGSSNQVLGVVTYNHLSVNKSAASIAVANPLTVNGNLTITAGELDNNAAMTILGNVSIASGAILENNSNLMVGGNWTNAGNYNASNAGSGVVFNGSGTQSISASTFNNLEINKPVGSQAVLTGDVTLKGNLTGTSGTLDIKSFFFNRDVSGGTATITDAGTLIIGADNAPNKFANYVLGPNSTVIFNGTATQHLLLPGLVYGNITFRNAGLKSLLTQISIKGTLTIDNGATLDGGSNTITLNGNWLNNGTFTPSTSTVIFTGTTKTITGNTTFNKATVAGSYTILNDMTFNSLLNITNTGTLNGGSTINTTMNGDLINSGTLYTLGSTTFTGNVVQTLSLINAVSTVALTVNFNGTVSPVLNSTSAPQFGFLNINNTAGIFPSVGWTIQNSMTVGAGASFNGGTSSHNLMGSLTNSGTITSAGTLNFIPAAAATLNLGTNFSSTGTVVFGGAGAVSMAGSPGTLHDVLISNTNAAGISPSSNWTLSNKLTINTGAILNAGTRSYLIAGNILNNGQINGGSSTFTLNGTGIQDIYSASAFYKLTLNNTGGTVSISSDVTVNDALTFTLGKIQTGSFVLIQPASGTVSGAAQLTGWVNGNFRKNIPSGDVTKVFEIGNASSYLPLSVAFTGVNTSGDLTVATNTGDHPSISNSMINAAKSVNRFWTMTNNGIVFATANVTFNYLAADVDAGANTSIFVLGEYTGGSWAYPMVGSVSATSLTATGLTAFGDFQIGEMTIYIKTWDGGAGTANWGDAANWNTDGVPSVNDNVELTGPYVININVAAVTKDLLLSDPGLVLTTNAGNSLSVSGNMTLVAGTFNTAASFPTVTGIVDVSRGTVGFTGTGSQTVPAYNYYNLSSSGSGARVLSNTGTIGIANTFSPGTNVYTVTGSTIDYNGPGAQTVAAAAYHHLSLSNGGIKSFSSGIASIAGNFSVSSAATADAVANGGTISYNGAAAQTVRAMNYYNLVAANASGLTLLDANINNDFTVSNGTVSIGNSSTVQKITVNGNIAISNGTTFTVAGSSDATHLLTIRGNVTNSGTLNLRPDANSLCNVIFNKDGNQTISGTGAQSSFNLMTTNLGSVNTNYVEVTASGFSAPDGFLTLNNGSFNLNNAALSITPFLADITDGDYLVPATAGLWVNAGTINSPDMNWTIAGLIKVTGGTMNIGNAADNRAITLNPAHVLVSGGNLNLASAIGNPATAWQYEMQGGQTTVNSAGSTTAGIAPFYMDDAAATFSMSGGTLVIQNSGGSSGQHLGYTNLSAVGTGFTGGTLQMGNGSTATTQIMNVTALGPVYNLQVSSSNVTVPLVSSDLTVRNNVSITAGTLDINDETLKIGGNISNSGSFIVNEGTIEMNGTTAQSIPAAAFTGNLIKNLTISNAAGVNLSGALNLSDILLVNTGSFHSGGNLTLISSPTQTALIDGAGLGTVSGNVTMQRYLIAGFGYKYFSPPVQDATVNSFAATVDLNASFPNFFHYIEDKVSSGFTSYTNPANPLHPLQGYAADFGSSMAPKTVNMTGIVNNGALSATLYNHNQPYTKGFNLIGNPYPSPINWDAVAGLTRTNIDNAIYFFNSGIVSQYTGAYSTYINGVSSDGIAGPVIASMQGFFVHVTDGTYPVTGTLAINNSARVNDLSPVFHKSMSARMDAGLAERRMLLRLSAGFADQNNTSDPLVLYSNTNAKKTFDKELDAIKLMNDNELLPNLYSIGTDASKLVVKALLGVDSNTVIPLGIATQKDGNVSFNLRNLENWPSGLNLYLRDALTGTNQDLQKNPVYTVNLKKGTIENRFSLRCKAVASLDANADVYTIFGANGELFVRIKLMDERPGDLMISNLLGQVISRKRIDGNGVYQLDQLQPNVVYLVSFITSKGTHTTKVQTTGK